TCTGGCAACTCCAGAGCGTCGCCATCCGTGCCAAAGTCTTCCTCATCGTCAGGTGGGAACGGGCATGATGGTGGTTTCCACGGCAACTCAGTAAGGCAGGATGGGTAGAGCTTGGCAACGGCAAGGCGGAAGCGGTTACCGAGACGACCAAGGGCACGGTGGGGGATGGGCTGGGGGCGAAGCCACCGCTCTCGTGTCGCGTCATAACGTATTAGCGCATAGCCGCCCTGACGATCGCGTGCAAAAACGCACAACGTATCAAGCAGAACTACAGCCCGCGCGCACACTTCTGATACAGCTGCACTATCTCCGTCATCGGCGACAGGCAACGGAGCGACCGCGCGCCATTCGTCCCTTATTGTATCGTAAAGCTCCACAGCACCGTCTCCTCCTCCACCAACATAGAAAATGAGGTCGCCAAGAACAGCAGCGGTGCCAGTCCCTAAGAAGAAGGAGGCGGAGCCTAAGCAGCTTCTTTTTCTCTGAGTCATAATTTCTGTCCACACGTCATTACGCGGTGAGTAGAAAAACATAGCGTCATGGATAACTATGTAGACGCGGTCATTAACAGCTACGGCGGCCATGTTGTTTTGGCTCAAGGAGCTGTGAGTTGGCAGTGAACACGCCGCACTCCATTCATCTCTTCTGCGATCGTAACGTTCCATCGTGACGTCATCGTCGTGGCTTCCTCCTACGTCATAGCCACCTCCTCCGATGGCATAGACAAACCCATGGCAGAAGACAAGCGTGGGGCGTACACGTGCGCTCGACATGGAGGCTTTTGCCACCCACGAGTTCTGCTGCGCATCAAGCCAATAGAAACTCTGGACTGCTTTCCATTTGCCGTTTTTAACTGGCTGTTCACCTCCAGCAACAAACACATCATTATCGGGTATGACGAGCATCCCGAACCTGCGCAAGTCCTCTGGAGGACTCGTCAGCTTGTAGACCTTTTCAGCTTGGGGGCTGTAGCACGTGATTGAGCGTTGCGCGTCATCGGTGGTGCTAGGCAAGGGATGTAAAGATAAATCGTCATCGTTATTGTTGATGGGCGAGCGGCGCAAATGCAGATTGTTAAATTCAGTGGGAGGGCGATGGAAGTCATGATTGTAATCGCTCGCTGAATCCACGTCCAAAAAAATGAGCATTTCCTCCTTTGTCATTCCCAAGCGTGGCTTAAAAAACTTGGGCATGGATTTGTACAGTCCCTGTATGACAATGGATTTGTGGTTTTGCGGTAAGCCACGGAACCAGGCGCGCTGCGTGATCTCGGCCAAGGCATCCACGCGCACCAGGCTAAGCACGGCCGACAGGTGGCGCTCCCGGTGTGCCGCGTCATGCTCAAGCCACAGTGCGGCTGCCTGTCGTACGGTCTCCTCGCGCTCTACGTCCAGTGCATCACTGCCCAGCAATTCCAGCAGcagagtgtgagagagttgCAGGAAGGCCTCGTCCCGACACACGTGCCGAAAGTTTAGCTCCACCACACGCTGAGCGCTGCGCTTCAGCTCGGCACAGCCGAACGCATCGGCCAAACTTAGTATACGCACACAGTTCTCCACCGAAAGTGAGCGCAGGAGAAAGTCCCGGCAAGCACACACCACTCCATCCACCTTAGagacaaaaacatgaaacagagAGATAGAAGACATACTTAATTAACACATAAACAAGAAGAAAATGTAACTGATTTACTAAGCAAGCAGCttaataagcaaaaaaagaCAGTCACCAAATAAGTGACCAGAGACATGCAGTGCCAGACAAGAAGTCAATGAGTCCCTAAACACAATTACAATCTCAGACAGTCTCAACTAGGAAAGTTACCAGTTCTGAGGTAAGCAATCAAGTTGGGTAGTCTCTAGGCAAGTAAACAGAACAAATGTTCCCTAAAACATTACCCAGACCAGACCACCTAGAGGCAAGTAGCCAAGTCAGGCAACCTCGCTAGGCAAGTGGCAAGTCAGGCAACCTCGCTAGGCAAGTGGCAAGTCAGACAGGCCCCTAGGCAAGTAACCAAGTCAGACAGGCCCCTAGGCAAGTAACCAAGTCAGACAGGCCCCTAGGCAAGTAACCAAGTCAGACAGGCCCCTAGGCAAGTAACCAAGTCAGACAGGCCCCTAGGCAAGTAACCAAGTCAGACAGGCCCCTAGGCAAGTAACCAAGTCAGACAGGCCCCTAGGCAAGTAACCAAGTCAGACAGGCCCCTAGGCAGGTAACAAGGTCAGGAAGCCCCCTAGACAAATAACCAAGTCAGACAGTCTCGTAGGGAAGTAGTCCTTTGATAAGTTAACAGTAATAAGTAGACAAGTAACTGTGAGAAAAGCAATCAAAGCAGACAATCTCTAGACAAGTAATCAGATTACACTTTTTCTAATGtgtaacctagttaacccagtgtaagtatgtatccaatgatgcaaactttaaagcactttttgtaagtcgctctggataagagtgtctgccaaatgcctaaatgtaaatgtaaccagGTCTAACATACAAGTTATCAGAACAAACAGACTCTAAGCAAGTAACCAAGTCAGACAAGCAACTAATGAAAACAGGCAGTACCTAGACAAGTAATCAGGTCAGACATTCCTTAGCTGAGTTAGCAACATATACAACTTCTGAGTACATAACCAATACAAGCAGTAACAGGGCAAGTAACCAGACCAAACCTCTCTATGTAGAAAAGCAGAGCGTACAGCCTTTAGGCATGTGACAAGCATAGACAGATCTTAAACAGGTAACCAGAGCAGACAGTCCCATAGTCAATAGGCAGATAACAAGGCACCATCCCTAAAGGATAACCTGGTCAGATAGAGAAGATATCAGCGAAGCAAATAACCACAttggaaaatgaataaatggaaCATACAGTCACTAGGCACAAAACCAGAGAAGGCAGCCTGTCATGGCAGGTAATCAAGTCAGACAGCCGTTAGACAGGTGACCAGAGCAGAGCactgtgcatatgtgtgtgtcatACCTGTAGAAAACAAGCTGTTTCATACAGTATCTCaactgtactgtgtgtgattTCCAGATTTCCCGTGTAAGCATATGCAATAATGGTCTGCAGTGTTATGGGATCCACGTTCCTCAGGTGAACATGTGACTGTTTGCTCTCACTCAGACCGCTCATGAACATTGCCCTGAAACACACAATGCAGAAATTAATTT
The DNA window shown above is from Clarias gariepinus isolate MV-2021 ecotype Netherlands chromosome 14, CGAR_prim_01v2, whole genome shotgun sequence and carries:
- the kbtbd2 gene encoding kelch repeat and BTB domain-containing protein 2 gives rise to the protein MSEEGEARSVNSQFAVSVLDQLKLFYEEKLLTDITLLVEDHEFHCHKIILATCSSYFRAMFMSGLSESKQSHVHLRNVDPITLQTIIAYAYTGNLEITHSTVEILYETACFLQVDGVVCACRDFLLRSLSVENCVRILSLADAFGCAELKRSAQRVVELNFRHVCRDEAFLQLSHTLLLELLGSDALDVEREETVRQAAALWLEHDAAHRERHLSAVLSLVRVDALAEITQRAWFRGLPQNHKSIVIQGLYKSMPKFFKPRLGMTKEEMLIFLDVDSASDYNHDFHRPPTEFNNLHLRRSPINNNDDDLSLHPLPSTTDDAQRSITCYSPQAEKVYKLTSPPEDLRRFGMLVIPDNDVFVAGGEQPVKNGKWKAVQSFYWLDAQQNSWVAKASMSSARVRPTLVFCHGFVYAIGGGGYDVGGSHDDDVTMERYDRRRDEWSAACSLPTHSSLSQNNMAAVAVNDRVYIVIHDAMFFYSPRNDVWTEIMTQRKRSCLGSASFFLGTGTAAVLGDLIFYVGGGGDGAVELYDTIRDEWRAVAPLPVADDGDSAAVSEVCARAVVLLDTLCVFARDRQGGYALIRYDATRERWLRPQPIPHRALGRLGNRFRLAVAKLYPSCLTELPWKPPSCPFPPDDEEDFGTDGDALELPDL